A single region of the Cyclopterus lumpus isolate fCycLum1 chromosome 16, fCycLum1.pri, whole genome shotgun sequence genome encodes:
- the cd22 gene encoding B-cell receptor CD22: protein MLAMLALLILKSGTVRAGRYVTFENINPCASNGSSVAFGCSYDYTAEETVQRTAWYKGELRNGLWTRVALSDLPSYRNRSEYLGDLRHDCGLAIHDLQVNDTGHYYFRFDTETYGRRSKGSVYLTVTVSLTELSASVSSASVRAGDHVTLTCMTPCQLPSTVWFKDGLPVAKSEFQARAEDAGNYLCAVKGQESVLSDPVALDVQYPPVNVSVEMSYSGLLTMGSGVNLTCSSAANPAADRYTWYRSTGSSLSSLLQVGSGPVLSLPSVEASHTGLYLCQASNPLGGNHSTGAPLLPVDETDRNRVILSVGIGVKVLIVLLLPLVIVWRLRRNPAVHEEESCRDYENVGTA, encoded by the exons ATGCTGGCGATGCTGGCGCTTCTGATCCTGAAGTCGG GGACCGTAAGAGCCGGGCGGTATGTGACTTTTGAAAACATAAATCCGTGCGCTTCAAATGGATCGTCGGTGGCGTTCGGCTGCTCATACGACTACACAGCTGAAGAAACTGTTCAAAGGACCGCGTGGTACAAAGGGGAATTAAGAAATGGCCTCTGGACACGCGTCGCTCTCTCAGACCTTCCTTCGTATCGAAATCGTTCCGAATACCTCGGTGACCTGCGGCACGACTGCGGCCTGGCAATTCACGACCTGCAGGTCAACGACACGGGACATTACTACTTCAGGTTCGACACGGAGACGTATGGAAGGCGGAGTAAAGGATCGGTGTATCTGACTGTCACAG TTTCTTTAACAGAGCTGAGTGCCAGCGTTTCCTCTGCCAGTGTGAGAGCCGGAGACCACGTGACTCTCACATGTATGACACCCTGCCAACTTCCCAGCACAGTTTGGTTTAAAGATGGACTTCCTGTCGCCAAATCAGAGTTCCAGGCAAGAGCGGAGGATGCTGGGAATTATTTGTGCGCTGTCAAAGGACAGGAGTCAGTTCTATCTGATCCTGTGGCTCTGGAtgttcagt ATCCCCCGGTGAACGTGTCCGTTGAGATGAGTTATTCGGGCCTCCTGACGATGGGCAGCGGTGTGAATCTGACCTGCAGCAGCGCCGCTAACCCCGCAGCAGACAGGTACACCTGGTACAGGAGCACCGGTTCCAGTCTCAGCTCCCTGCTGCAGGTGGGATCAGGACCGGTGCTGTCTCTCCCCTCTGTGGAGGCGTCCCACACCGGCCTCTACCTCTGCCAGGCCAGCAACCCACTGGGGGGAAACCACTCCACTGGGGCGCCGCTGCTCCCAGTGGACGAAACAGACA GAAACCGTGTCATCCTCTCGGTCGGTATCGGAGTCAAAGTCCTTATTGTCCTGTTGCTGCCACTTGTTATTGTTTG GAGGCTGAGACGTAATCCCGCCGTGCATGAAGAG GAGAGCTGCCGTGATTATGAAAACGTCGGCACGGCCTAA